Sequence from the Meriones unguiculatus strain TT.TT164.6M chromosome 5, Bangor_MerUng_6.1, whole genome shotgun sequence genome:
AtaccataaacatacacacagacacacagacataaacatacacacagacacacacacacacacacacacacacacacactcgtgtgcACCATCTCCAAAGAAAGGAGCCAGGGTGCTGTGACAGGGGGACACCTGGAGTCCCTCAGCAAGTCCAGGATGGCTGGAGAAACAGAGTGTGGGATGAGATGAACCGCTCAGGCCTGCAGATGCGGGATGTCAGTTTCCACCGAGGCTGCTCTGGAGGGGGATGAGTCTGTCCTTCGGGATGAAGCCAGCCTCGGGAGAGGGGTTTGGAAATGGTAACAGTTGTTGGAGGAGATGCCTGGCACAGCTCAGTGCCCTATGGAAAGAAAGATTCGGAGGTCTGAGAATAATCAGCAGGTGCAGACAAAACCGCTCAACGTGGCCTCCACCCTCCCTGGGATGCCGCTATCTGGTCTGGACTGACTCCTGTccgtcctgtcctgtcctgttagGTGACAGTGAGGAGCCTTGGAATCAGAGAGGATGAAATAGTTGTACTTTTAGGCCACACTGAGTTTAAAACAAGATTTGCATAGAAATTTGTTATTTGCATTTGACTTTCAAAGCAAATAAAAGtgccaccccccccaccccccaaccaacacacacacacacacacacacacacacacacacacctctgcctATGCTCAGGGCCCAATCCCAGGAGAGAGGTCTTTGCTGACTGGGAAGTGAGCTAGCTCATACTGCCAGGAGCAGTCAGGGAGGTGCATGAGTGTGAGAGCTGTACAGCTCCTGTCAGAAGTTCTGGAGATCCTAGACTGCCCTCCCAAGAATCTTGTAAGGAGATGCTTCCACACAGGTGTTAGTGACCTGCTTAGAGATTGAGGGGTCTGCCTTCCGGCTCCAGGGATGGTATGGAAGCTGGCCATATCTACCACGAAGCGTTTGGTCTATAGCTAGCCTGGAGCACCTGTGGCAGACGAAGGGACTGCAGTTGTGGGCTGTGGAGAATAAAGAGGGGCTATGACAGCACACCCAGGGACTCCACCCAGTGACCCAGCCAGAGGAGGAGAGTGAGACAGACACCAAGCATGGCCACCTAGCACTGGGGCTTCTTGGGAGAGTAGGGACAGGGTGCAAGTCAATGTCCTGTGCACGTGTGGGAGGTGGAGTCAAGAGAATGAGGCTGGAAGGGAGCAGAGGCAAGTAGTACTTTGAGGTAAGACAGGCCTGGATAAGCAGGGCACTGACCTCACAGCTGGAGGTGGCTCTGGGATAGGAGTAGCTACCAAGCCAGCCTGATCCATACCCCACAATAATGTGGATGTCTCAGCCAGGAGAAAGTGGCCATGTGCCCTGGGAGCTGCCTCTTTGCtcttctggtttaatttattatttatctatttatttttctttttttggtaccTCTAAGGAGGGCTACGGAGAACTGCCATGCACGTGCAAGGCTGCCTCCTGCTCAGACCCTGTCCTAGTGCTATTTATCATAACACTGGGTAGGGGAAAACCTGATCAAGGGTCTTGACAATTTCCAGAGAAGTGCTGGAGGTGACAGGGCAGAGACGGACTTTCCTGAGGCCCTCTGGCAGGACAGCCGTGCTAAATGGCAAGTTCCCAACTCACTCACACCTGTGGAAGGCCACACCCCAACCAGCTCCTGTGTGCCAGCCTTGACCATAtgagctgtgtatgtgtgttttctctcAGAGACGTGGTACCTGATGCCGCTGGTCTGTGTCGGCTTCATGGCTCTCACCCCTCTGTGGATCATCATCGCCAGGCAGAACCCGCCCATCATGAAGATCCTCAAGTACGGGTGGTTTCCCATCATCCTGGCTATGGTCATTAGCAGGTGAGCATCGTGGAACAGCAACCCCTCCATTCTGTGACAGAAATGCCTGACAGAAACAACCTCAGGGAGggaagatttctttttctctctgttgcAGAGGATTCAGTCTGTGGTCGTGTGGCCATGTGCTTAGAACATGGTCCCAAGAGCATATCACAGAGAAGTTCTGTTGACGTCAGAGATGACTGGGATCCAGGCTAGGCTCCCAGTCATCTCTGGGAGGCCAGGCTAGCATGTGGCCTCCAGGGGTTCACACCCCTAGTGAGCTGCTCCTCCTAGCTAGCTGTACCTTCTGCCTTTTTGCCATCTCCCAACGAGGTTATTAATCTATCAAGGGTTCCATCAAACCCCAGTGAGCAGTCATAATCAAACCCTTTCTGGAAATGTCCTGACAGACACATGCGGTACTGATCATCTAGTGATTCCAAATCTGTTAAGCAAACAGTCAGGATTAACCATTTCAGGCCAGGCAAGGTCCCacatgccttcagtcccagcactctgaagacagaggtgggtggatctctgtgaggctgaggccaacaaaatgagttcaaggctgtccagggctatatagtgaggccttgaaaaaaaaaaaaaacagccatcaCAACCCACCCTTATCAAGTTGACACACAGACAAATTACTTCAAATCATAACATTGCATTATCATTCCATGGGGACGTCAATCATCCCTGTGGTGCTAACAGTTCCCACACTATCCAGCAATCTAAGATCAAGATCTCTTCCAAGACTTTAGACACTGTAAGCCAAAAACAAGTTGTATCTCAGAGAAAACACAGACTACCAAAGTAAGACTGCAACAGGTCAAGGCAGACGCTCAATCTGTAGCCCCATGTCTGGCGTCtggaacaaatggtggcatgatACAAGACTCAACTGGCTTGGGAAGTCCAGCTCCTGTGGCCTTTCAGTCACCTGCCCACAGGGCCTCCATCTTTGACCGTCTCTACACCGAGACACCTTGAACACACTCAAGTCATCCCTCCAACTCCCTCTTGTCTAGGCTCTGACTCTCCTAGCTTCACATATCACCCACTCAGGCTGCCTCAAGAGATCCTGACCTTGCCATTCATTGCCTGGCCGAGGACTTTCCCCTGAAATGTGGGTGGAAGCTTCCATGACCTTCCACGCTTGCATTCTACATGCTTGCAAGCCAGCACCACATGTCCAACACCAAGGTCTTCCACGATCTCAGGCAGTATCCCTTAGACCATGTAGACAGCAACCTTTAGGTGCATGGGTGGCTCGATTCAGAAAGACCCTCCCTGGCTGGACCTGTGTGAATAAGAGAGCTCCTGAGCTATTCTCAGGAAAATGACATTCACATGAATTTATAATTTAACATCTCAGACCCTGGGAAGGGTAGGGTCTGGTCAATTCCTGAGATGCCCTGAAAGTACTTGGCTTCTCTTGACTGTCACTAATTTCTTGGGCAGCCGCATCCACTATCTTCAACTTTTCTGGAGTTAGACATTTTCCCCAGGTCCGACTGATCTGCTTTCTGCTCCCATTTCTCACTGTAAACCTAACTAAAAGCAGCCAGAATTACTATACCACAGCCTGAGTGCTGTGCTGCCTCAGCATCTCCACCAAATAAGTCATACCCAGCCCTACCACTTTTGAGGGCATaaccaaaataagtaaaattcCCTTTACTCCTACATTTTATTTTGGTCAAACTCACTCCTCAGTGTTCCACTTCCAGATCTTAGGATTCTTTCCcatccctgtcctgacttcatgTCCTccacagatggatggatggatggatggatgaatggatggatggacggacagatggacagatagatagatagatagatagatagatagatagatagatagatagatagatatgtgtatgtctatatatCCTACTCAGTCTAGTTACTTATGGGTATAGGGCTGTCCACTGTAGTGTGGACAGCCTACTGAGGGCTTCagccttgaagaaaactgattttctgtcCCCCAGCAGCCTTTGCTGCCTTTGGCTTCTCAACTAGGAGTGGGCCTTGTGAGTGACTTCTAGTCATACTGGAATATTATTGCAAAATTATTTGCTAGCATTCATCATGAATGGCTCCTAGCTCAATTCCCATCGGAGCCCTCATTCCTGTGTGAAGCCTCACAGGGGCCAGGCCTTCACTGTCCACTCCCTCCCTAACTTCACTTAGAACATTCTAGGCTCTCCAAGCCCATTAATCTGGATTTCCCCAACTTCCTCCCTCGAACCAGTTCCAAAGAGTTCAGAAACATATGGTCAGGTTTGGTCACATGGGCAACTTTGTGTCTGTGGTTCTAGTTTTCCCTTTGGTTGCTGTTTTTGTCACTGACAAAAATGCCTGGCAGACACAACCTGGGGGAAAATAACTGATTTGCTCATGGATTTAGAGGGTTCAGTGCATGGCTGGTTGGCCCTGTGCTGCTGGGCAGAAAGAGGAGACGAGTCTGCGTGTATGGAAAGCTGTCCATGTCATAGTGACCACAATGCATAGAGAAGGGCACAAAAGGAAAGACCAGGGCAGGGCGTGGCCTCACAGACACATCCCCAGTGGTACAGCCTAGAGGTGTGTCTTAACTATCCACAGGTATTTCTTAATCAATTTGCTCCCTCCCAAGAGCCATGGAGCACTCAAAGTGAGAACAACACAGGTGCTGTGATGGCGACACAGGTGTCGTGGGTTTTCGGCTGGTGTGGCCTCGCCACATCACCTGTGAACGGCCCACACTGTACTCTCTGAACCTCTCACCAGGGCCTCATCTCCTCTCCTGAGGCCACTTACAGCCACAGGAGTGCTGGCAGCTGGGAGAGCCGAAGCTGAGCAGAGCAAGTGAGAGGCCCACAGCCCAGCTCCAGACCCTGTCCTGATGCTGTGGGACTCGGACTGTAGAGACTCCTTTGTCttggggttactattgctgtgacaaaacaccatgaccaaaaacaacttggggaggaaaaagcTGATTTTAGATTAGAAATTTCAGTCCATCActaagggaagtcaaggcaggagttCAAAACAGGACTCTGAAGACTGAAGCAGGGGCCATAaaggagtgctgtttactggctgggtccccatggcttgctcaggttgCTTTCTTATATGCCCCAAGATCACCTGTCCAGGCATGGAagcactcacagtgggctgggctctcctgcATCAGCCATCAACCAAGAAACGAGCCACAAGCTTGCCTGCAGgacaatctgatggagacattttctcaaataaagttccttcttcccagatgggTCTAactttgtgtcaggttgacaaaagcCACCCACCACGGTGAGCTTCAGGGTGCCTCATCCTGGCTCCAAGGAAACAGTCCTCACCCTGGCCACTATCTCAGCTTGGTCCTGACATGGTTTCTGGTAGGAAATGTTGATGAGGACCACTGTAGTCCATTCTGTGGCTGCAGTAGACATTCTGTGCGAGGATGGGATGGTGTTTATGAAGCCCAGGAAGGTGGCCAGTGGGCAGATGGCCAGGCCACTCTAATGCCAGCTCCATTCTTCCCCCAGTTTCGGAGGCCTCATCCTGAGCAAAACCATTTCTAAACATCAGTTTAAAGGCATGGCTGTCCTGACTCCTGTCATATGTGGTGAGTGCTGGGTGCAGCTCCTTTTGGGGACTCTGGGATGGCTAAGGGAGGTAGTTGGGCAAGCTGAGCCTGCACAGTGTTCAGGGTCTGATTTTCTCAGATGCAGAGGATCTGAAGGGACCCCAGAGTGTGAAGAGAATGAAGCACATCTATCTTATTGTTTTTGAtggggtctcactttgtagatcaggctgccctggaactctgtagcccaggttggactTGAACCCATGGTGATGATATTCCTCCTCAGCCTCCTACGTACTGGCACTAAAAGGGCAAGCACCAGGCCAGGTTTTCATAGTTTGTTTTAGAGTCACACAGGAGACTCGGGATCTCTGACTTCACCTTAAAAATCAAGCCCACGACAGTAGAGGGCTTACTCTCTGGGCCTGAAAACAGCCAGCATGAGCAATTCAGCACTCGGCCCCACAGTTCCCTGCTGTCCTGCACTGACTCGCTTCCTTTCATTGCCTTACTGTCATTGGTCTGCAGGCTTTGGGTTGCTGATACCCTGACTTCTCTCCCAGCTGCTCAGAGATGTCAGGCAAGCAAGATGGGGAGCAGGACTAGCTGGAGGCCATTCTTAGCCTAAAGGAAGTGCTGCCTGCCCTGTCCTTccagccatggtggctgtgggaAGCTGGATCCTGGTTCCCAGGGAGCTCACAGGTTGAGAGAGACTGGGAATTGGGGCCAAATCTATAAACATACCTAATTTATTTGCCTTCTTTTTAAAGTTGTGTACAGTggagaaattttaatttccagCCACGTGTGCCTGCAGGTCAATGTCTTTCTCCACTGGGGCCACCTATGTGGCTGAACTCAGACCCTGGTCTATTTGGGAAAGTTCTTGTAGGGCTGTGGACCCCTGTCTGGGACAGGTCCATACGCTGGCAGCTCCCAAGAGAAGGCTGTGGCCAGCTAGCTCATCCCATCCTGCAGGGCTCACAGCCTCAGAAGGATGTCTCAGATCCAGGGCATGGACATGCTCTTGGTTTTCTGGGCTCTTGGTGGCCTCCTGGCTCCTCTGATGTTCTGTATACcattcctctgcctcttgagcccCCCTGAAGACACCCATCACTGGGTGCAGAGTGATGGCACCCAGTGCCATCTGAGTGGCAAGGAAAGAGTTGATAAATACTGTGCCAATCAAGGATCCCATCCCAGAGAAGGCAGTGTACGGTAAGAGCtagaagccagaggtcagagCATGCCACACCCTCTCTCCTCACAGGTGTTGGTGGCAACCTGGTGGCCATTCAGACCAGCCGCATCTCCACCTTCCTGCACATGTGGAGCACACCTGGGGTCCTCCCTGTCCAGATGAAAAGGTTCTGGCCTAACCCGTTCTTCATTTTCTGCTCCTCAGGTCAGTATGCTGTCTGCTGAGGCCACATGACTTCTTTATTCCCCACCCCCTTGTTCTTATGTTTGCAATGTGTCTCACTATGTTccccgggctggccttgaacccctgggctcaggtgACAGTCGTCTCACCTCAGCCTTGCAAGCAGTGGTGACCACATGCACATGCTCCCATATCTTCTAACATAATTCACAAACTGGAGACCCTTCTTCTGTGTTACTTATGTATCATGGATTTGCTTAATTCTTCCTGTTCACACATGGTTTTCCTACAAATTTTCTCGAGTGTCTAGTCCAGCTGCTCCACTTGGCATGCTGCTCCTCCAAGCTGTATATTCTGGGTAGTCATCCACTCCACAGCTTCCCGTTTAAGTTCTCTTTATATACCTTTAAAAAGACAAAGagttggggctgaggagatggctgggTCAGGAGAAAATGCTTGCTGTACAAatgtgaggacccaagttcagtccctAACATACCCTAAAGACCAGCAACCACCAGCACAACAAAACCCATCAGCAACAGCAAAGACCAGGCATGGCGGTGCTCCCTTGTGACTGTGGTGCTGGGAAGGCGGAGCCGAGGGAATTGCCACGGTTTCTTGGCCAGTAAGCTTTACCTCATGAGTGAGCTTCAGGCCAATCAATGAGAGACACAAGCTAAAAAGTAAACGGATAGCCTGAGGATACTGATacaggtggtgcacacctgtaatcccaatattcaggagatagaggcaggagaatcagaagttgaaGGCCATCCTGCTCCTCTTTGCCCCTCAAACGTGGTTTCTGCAGAGCTAGGGATGGAGAGGGCCTTGAGCATGCTCAGCAAATGCTTTGTCACCAAGCTACACTCTATtctaacaaacaaaaccaaaccaaactgctTTAGTTCACGTCTcctttagttgattttgttgttctTGGGTTTTCTGAATTTGACATGTGATTCCGTGCCTTTCCTGACTGTCTCACTTTTACTGTACCACTGTGTTTTGAGAAGGGGTCACATTCACTTGCTGTAATTTCCAAAGGTTTGTTGTTGGGCCTGGGTGCGGTGAAGCCCACTTACTATGGATCCTTAaactcagagagcagaggaaAACCAGAGCTTAGAGCTCACTGATGGCCCAGCAGTACTGACAGGGCTGAGGTAGGGGGAGCCCAGGAGCCTATGAGTATGTCACACTCCCGAGTGCCACAGGCTTTTTTCCACAATCTTTCCTCCACCTCAGCCCATGTCCTTTCCACCCAAGGGTCTTCAGAGAAACTGCTCCCACTTGTACACACTTCCTggtttgagggttttttgtttgtttgtttttgtttttaatatttctgaCCTTCTGTGTTTGGACTCTTACATGATTCTAATCCCTTCACTAAAGGAAGGGAAGGCCAGGACTGAGTCCCCACTTAATCGAGTGTGCTGCAACACAGGTGTTTGTAGGCGAAAGAACTTGGGTATCTCACTAGGGACTCTTACTTTGCCAAGATGGCCTCTGCAAGTAGGTAGGTTTTGTGAtcctcttggtttcatttcttCCTCTAGAAGTCAATTCTGTGTCAGCTCGAGTCCTGCTCTTCCTGGTGATCCCAGGACATCTGATTTTCTTCTACCTCATCTGCCTGGTGGAAGGCCATTCAGTGACAAGCAGCAAGATCTTTGTGGCACTGTACCTGGTGGCAGGCATCGTCCAGGTGAGGGCGACAGTGACATTGACACACAGCTCCACAGCCTCTCGGCCAACATCAGTGGTCCTTGTCCTGTGGGAGGTCCTGAGCGTAGGCTTCCCATCAGGCAAAGCTTCCACCAACTTGCTCAAGCCCAGGGGCATGGACTAGACCCAGAGGCCACTGTGCTGCATGCCACACGCCTCCCACCGCGACTCTGCTGCACGTTGCGCGGCTGTACCTCAGCCCTTATCTTTCACTCGCTTTGCACTGCACTGCACATGCCACACAGAATGCTGGAAGAGCGGCTGAGACACACTGTGTTCCACAAAGGCTGAGTCCACCCCTCACAAAGCCCCTGCTTTGCACGGTACTCAAGGGCTTGTGTCGTCGCCCTTTCACGTGCAGGGTGGCCTGTGGACGATGTGAAAGAGATTAAGCTGCCGCTGCTTTAAGAGGGGAGCACTCGGTGCTGCGGAGCTGGCAGCTGGCTAGTGTCCCTGGTGTCCGCAGAGAGGCCTATAGGCACTGTGGACTGCTCCTTGAAAGCTTCCTGAGGGGCTCACCAAGTCTCCCAAGGGGGAGGGGTTCAACCAGGGAGGGTCCTGGCTGGTGAGTGGCAGCAGGTCCCTGGAGTACTTCTTAGGCTAGGGCAGGACCCAACCAATAGGAAAGGCATACAATGGTTGAGTCTAGAGCCTTCATTAGACCCCAATCTGCCCTCTTCTGTGTTGCTGGATAACTGACAAATAAAAGAATTGATCCGCTCACACTTAAGTTGCTGGGGGTCCAACCAGCCTGTGACAGATGTGGGAAAGTGGACAGAGAACCAGCTGTGGTGTGCGTAAGAAAGCCAGTCAGCAGCAATGGCCAAGTCTCACCCTTTAACAGCCTGCTTTGAGACCTGATTCAGACAAGAAGTATCAGTTTATTCATGACCTTACCATTTCTCACTAGGCCTCAACTTAGAACAGTCCTCCCACCTCAGTGCCATCCCAGTAGGAAGCAAGCTTTCAGCCCATGTCCAAGACACTGCAGGCCCCAAGCAAAGCTGGAGAGAGGGAACTTGCTGGGGTTGGTTTGTCTGCCTTGGTGGTGTCCTTGGAAACTGGCTGGTGTTCTTGGTTGCCATTGGGCCTctgatttgtttttttccatctctttgcTCTTCTGGCAGGTGTTAATCCTACTGTACCTGGCAGAAGTGATGGTTCGGCTGACCTGGCACCAGGCCATAGATCCTGACAACCACTGTATACCTTACCTCACAGGCCTTGGCGACCTGCTGGGCACTAGCCTCCTGGCACTGTGCTTCCTTCTGGACTGGATACTGAGGGCCAGAATTGGTCTCGCAGAGTTGGTTTCAGAGCTAGTTTCTGTGCCTCCCTGATGGAGCCTGCCACCTGCAGGTCTCCATGGAACTTTCCCTTATATCCACAGTATCTGGCAGGCCGTTCCTCCTGCTGGGGCCTCAAGCTGCTAGACATCTGCCTGGGCAGTGGCCTCATCCGTCTGCCAGGGAGACGAGCACACACCTTGATTCTGAAGTTGGTAGCTGAGCCAGAGGTGGAGCCCTGGCATCAGGAGCTCTGCTTGcaagtgtgtgagtgtatgtatgccTGGTAcacatatgtgcctgtgtgtgtgtgtgtgtgtgtgtgtgtttgtgtgtgtgtgtgtagagagagagagagagcaggctgTTCTAACCTGAAGATGCTGAGGAGGAAGCCTGTTGGTGTAACACAGGTTGGGTGGAGCAGGATGGAAACTCTTCTGCATCCCCAGGTCTCAGGGCTACCTAAGCCCGACTTAGCTGCCATCTCTGGGTCCAGCTCGCTGGGCCCACACTGCTAGTGCTCTGGGCCCAGCGACCATGCCCCTCACCCCAGGCAGGCCCTGCAATACCCCTCATGTATAACCCAGCATTTAATCTTGTagctgctttctttttatttctcctttcctctgtttTATAGCAGAACCTTCTGTTTAGGTTCTGGTGATCAAAAGATGTATAATAAAACATAGCTGACTTTGCACTTGGTGTTTGGTGTCCTTCAGAGTGATCAGGGAAGCCGtaaggctcagtctccaagcagtaGATGAAATTTCTCTAGGACGGTGTTGCTTGTGGTTTGGTAGAGTGTGCACGTCACCTGCCAACTGAAGAAGATACACAGACCCCACACTGCCCTTCCATCTCCAGCCTGTCTCCCATTGGCCAAGCCAAGGTAGAAGTTCACGGTCTGCGGAGCAGGTTGATGGTCCACAAGGTCTCCCTCCTCATGGGCATAGAGGCGGGTGAGAGTAAGAATGGGCTGAAGGGGGGGTGTGGGCTCAGCTCCAGGCTACCTGGGCAGAGCCTCTGTCCTGAGGCTCAGATGGAGACAGTCAGTGTCACAGAGGCATTGGCTTGCATCAGTTCTGTGAAAGAAGCAGATGGAGTCGGAGAGTAAGGTGAGAGAGTAATGGTAAGGATTGCTGGCCTTCCATCGTACTTGCTCATTTACATAGTAGGTTTCAGGCTGAAGTTTAAATCATAACCCAACTCAAACACATCTTTGTTTGGTGAAAGGGAGGGCTGGTTTGAtggacaaggctacacactggGCCTTTTTTGCTCAGCTTCTGAAACGTTGGTTATGTGACATGGAGTCAGATGTAGAGGAGAATCACACCCTTTCTGGTGACGGTGCAAGCTGAAGTGGTGTGGTGTTGGGTGCCTCATGGATTCACGTGTCTTAGGTGTAATGGTTTCGCCAGACGGAGAAAGCTACAGTGAGATTAAACTGGTAGCAGACCCCAAACAGTAACCAATCCTTCCCTAGGTGCAAGATAGACCTTAGGaaatctttctgggtctaggcCAGTGtctagtgtttctcaacctgtgggttgtgacccctttgggggttctgcatcagatatttatattacagttcataacagtagcaaaattacatttataaagtagaaatgaaataattttgtgctTGGGcatcaccacaatatgaggagctgtattaaaggggctcagcattaggaaggctggaaaccactgctctagacacCCCACTTTCATTACATCTATGAGCCATGGAGAAATGGTCCTTTGTTGTTGCAAAGAACAAGTCCAAAACtaccaatatttttttaattccagcaGCTCTGAGGTGTCCACTTAGAAACCTTCCCTGTGAGTTCACCTTAAGTGCTGAATGACTCTAAACAGTCTGGCTGAATTCTTTGATTTCTCTGTAACGGTAGGAGATTCTGCTTTGATGGTTGCTGTTGGTCTCAGTTGGTCACTATCAGCTCCCAAGGTGGCCAATCTTCGCTCCTCATCTTCAAGGCTCTCCTCATACAGAGCTGCTTGGCTGTTGCACTTTGAATCCTTAGCAGTTCCTGCTGGATGGGCAGGAAATTACAAATTGATCCTATCTTTATGACTTATTTTGAACTTGGATAAGAAAACTGCACAAAGTTGCTCTGTGTCTAACATTATCTTCATAGTCTaagagaaatgtaaaataaacaaattgtctTAATTTTAAATTACTGTGATAAGATAACATGACTGAGGCAACTTAAGAGTTTATTTGGGGTATAGTTTTAGTGGGCtaaagtccatgaccatcatggcaggtaGCATGGCAAGCAGGCACGCATGCCTGCTCCTGGAGCACTATGTGAGAGAATgtatcttgatccacaagcaagCGACAAAGCGAACTGGGAATGGCTTGGTCTTATGaattctcaaagcccacccccagtgatacacctcctctaacaaggccacaccttctaatccttcccgaATAATTCCACAAACTAAGGACTGAGTATCCAAATACATGAGCCCATGGGGACCATTTTTGTTCAAATGGCTACGCAGTATCATTAGGAGAAAgggatgtgaatttttttattgttggaaTGCATATTAAAATATGTGCCACGGCCACGTTTATTAAGAATGTGGGCTCCATCCTCAGCAGAGAAGAGACAGGCTTTGCAAGGCTTCTTTACCCTTCTATATCTATGGCTGCTGAGCAAGAGCTTCCAAAATTTGAATGATACAGTCAGCTTGTGTGTGGTGGAAGAGTGAGATAGGATCCCAGATAGCTGTAAAGCTGCTGttagaggagaagcaggaggtaGGGTGTCGAGGTAATCACCTGAGGAGGTCTGGAGTAAGCAGAGGTGACCTTAGGTGAACTGGGGTGTGGGATGACAGACCTGGAGCCTGAGCACCTTCAGCATCTGATGAGCCTTTATCTCTGGCAGCTCTTCAGTATGGAGGTAGGAAAAGAGGATACAGAAAGTTAAGGGGAACCCAAGAGATTGTCCCAGAGTCCAGGGAGAGTGCAGGGAGGGTGGTCATCAGCGTCTGGTGGTACTGAGATCCGAAGACCCAGCTTCTTCAAGGTACCTGCTGATTTGGGGAACAGGGTTTCTTGGGT
This genomic interval carries:
- the Slc41a3 gene encoding solute carrier family 41 member 3 isoform X4, with protein sequence MSYLHSCGLGQHWPVFSDVKELLTLVPPLVGLKGNLEMTLASRLSTAANTGQIDDHQERFKIISSNLAVVQVQATVVGLLAALAALLLGIVSKEALDWDKVALLCTSSVITAFLAALALGILMICIVVGARKFGVNPDNIATPIAASLGDLITLSILALISSFFYRHKETWYLMPLVCVGFMALTPLWIIIARQNPPIMKILKYGWFPIILAMVISSFGGLILSKTISKHQFKGMAVLTPVICGVGGNLVAIQTSRISTFLHMWSTPGVLPVQMKRFWPNPFFIFCSSEVNSVSARVLLFLVIPGHLIFFYLICLVEGHSVTSSKIFVALYLVAGIVQVLILLYLAEVMVRLTWHQAIDPDNHCIPYLTGLGDLLGTSLLALCFLLDWILRARIGLAELVSELVSVPP
- the Slc41a3 gene encoding solute carrier family 41 member 3 isoform X5, whose translation is MTLASRLSTAANTGQIDDHQERFKIISSNLAVVQVQATVVGLLAALAALLLGIVSKEALDWDKVALLCTSSVITAFLAALALGILMICIVVGARKFGVNPDNIATPIAASLGDLITLSILALISSFFYRHKETWYLMPLVCVGFMALTPLWIIIARQNPPIMKILKYGWFPIILAMVISSFGGLILSKTISKHQFKGMAVLTPVICGVGGNLVAIQTSRISTFLHMWSTPGVLPVQMKRFWPNPFFIFCSSEVNSVSARVLLFLVIPGHLIFFYLICLVEGHSVTSSKIFVALYLVAGIVQVLILLYLAEVMVRLTWHQAIDPDNHCIPYLTGLGDLLGTSLLALCFLLDWILRARIGLAELVSELVSVPP
- the Slc41a3 gene encoding solute carrier family 41 member 3 isoform X2 — encoded protein: MVVTQLSLEFRFQGKKLRGFSCELTRSPHGVLPESVLTTTCQVTIPILLSGLGMMTAGLVMNTVQHWPVFSDVKELLTLVPPLVGLKGNLEMTLASRLSTAANTGQIDDHQERFKIISSNLAVVQVQATVVGLLAALAALLLGIVSKEALDWDKVALLCTSSVITAFLAALALGILMICIVVGARKFGVNPDNIATPIAASLGDLITLSILALISSFFYRHKETWYLMPLVCVGFMALTPLWIIIARQNPPIMKILKYGWFPIILAMVISSFGGLILSKTISKHQFKGMAVLTPVICGVGGNLVAIQTSRISTFLHMWSTPGVLPVQMKRFWPNPFFIFCSSEVNSVSARVLLFLVIPGHLIFFYLICLVEGHSVTSSKIFVALYLVAGIVQVLILLYLAEVMVRLTWHQAIDPDNHCIPYLTGLGDLLGTSLLALCFLLDWILRARIGLAELVSELVSVPP
- the Slc41a3 gene encoding solute carrier family 41 member 3 isoform X3, giving the protein MEGTEARQRRLEGCGRPKELGPPASNRAARLSEASEDGHPRVSESQTVDAKSLEGEQSREGHLVIGFQVLIPFLLAGLGLSWAGLLLNYFQVQATVVGLLAALAALLLGIVSKEALDWDKVALLCTSSVITAFLAALALGILMICIVVGARKFGVNPDNIATPIAASLGDLITLSILALISSFFYRHKETWYLMPLVCVGFMALTPLWIIIARQNPPIMKILKYGWFPIILAMVISSFGGLILSKTISKHQFKGMAVLTPVICGVGGNLVAIQTSRISTFLHMWSTPGVLPVQMKRFWPNPFFIFCSSEVNSVSARVLLFLVIPGHLIFFYLICLVEGHSVTSSKIFVALYLVAGIVQVLILLYLAEVMVRLTWHQAIDPDNHCIPYLTGLGDLLGTSLLALCFLLDWILRARIGLAELVSELVSVPP